A genomic window from Dermacentor silvarum isolate Dsil-2018 chromosome 9, BIME_Dsil_1.4, whole genome shotgun sequence includes:
- the LOC119465378 gene encoding lactosylceramide 4-alpha-galactosyltransferase yields MGTISICQHQRSSDLTALITLVFFVLLTVTLSARHLGYDPRAFLSSASRGLRQECLGQQDYRKVVERHVDVNESEKNIFFLETAGASCISERAACAIESAALRHPYYTVWLLTILEIQDCRPLKNLLQLPNFRLLNIDLNSMIKDSVLVHWYLKDDWNHSPFRVNHLSDALRLLILWKYGGVYADMDVLTLKSFGELRNVVARELFPDVGNSVMVFDRGHPFLLRCLEEFSRTYKSRKWAHNGPRLLERVLSWFCPRNLLGKLPLVQCSGVTVLPGTAFYPINYLEWQKPFQRNETAAVLRATTDSYALHLWNSYSRAATVERGSAYDMLRKKLCPITNRLTKGYSGRKKSSGR; encoded by the exons ATG GGAACGATTTCCATCTGTCAGCACCAAAGAAGCTCCGACTTGACAGCTCTGATCACGCTGGTTTTCTTCGTATTGCTAACCGTCACTC TTAGCGCAAGGCATCTTGGCTACGATCCCCGTGCGTTCCTGTCCAGTGCATCTCGTGGCTTGCGCCAGGAATGCTTAG GACAACAAGATTATCGAAAGGTCGTCGAGCGACACGTCGACGTAAACGAATCGGAGAAGAACATCTTCTTCCTCGAGACTGCCGGCGCGTCGTGCATCAGTGAACGTGCTGCGTGCGCCATCGAGTCCGCAGCTCTACGGCATCCATACTACACAGTTTGGCTTCTGACCATACTGGAGATACAGGATTGCAG GCCTCTCAAGAACTTGCTACAACTGCCAAACTTCCGACTGCTCAACATTGACCTAAACTCAATGATCAAAGACAGTGTTCTTGTGCACTGGTATCTAAAGGACGACTGGAACCACAGTCCTTTCCGTGTAAACCACCTGAGCGACGCCTTGAGGCTGCTGATCCTTTGGAAATACGGCGGCGTCTATGCGGACATGGACGTCCTAACTCTCAAGAGCTTCGGCGAACTGCGAAACGTCGTCGCCCGAGAGCTATTCCCCGACGTCGGCAACAGCGTCATGGTCTTCGACAGAGGGCACCCCTTCCTCTTGCGTTGCCTTGAAGAGTTCAGTAGAACGTACAA ATCTCGCAAGTGGGCTCACAACGGACCCCGGCTCCTGGAACGCGTGCTGTCATGGTTCTGTCCACGGAACCTTCTCGGAAAGCTGCCACTCGTCCAGTGCTCCGGCGTCACGGTGCTTCCAGGCACTGCCTTTTATCCCATCAACTACCTGGAGTGGCAGAAACCATTTCAGAGAAACGAGACAGCGGCGGTGTTGCGGGCCACAACCGACAGCTACGCCCTGCACTTGTGGAACTCGTACAGTCGAGCCGCAACGGTGGAGCGCGGCTCAGCTTACGATATGCTCCGAAAGAAGTTGTGTCCGATAACGAACAGGCTCACGAAGGGCTACAGCGGCCGTAAGAAAAGTTCTGGACGCTGA